One window from the genome of Flavobacteriales bacterium encodes:
- the ung gene encoding uracil-DNA glycosylase produces MKLNAGWTKILKTELDSDYFISLRQYLNEEKKTTIIYPDYDLIFAAFNYTSFEDVKVVIIGQDPYHGPGQAHGLSFSVPDGIKIPPSLRNIFKEIESDVGISPPISGNLERWAKQGVLLLNSTLTVEANKAGSHQKKGWETFTDAVITNLSHKKQNIVFLLWGSFAQNKATLIDASKHRILTAVHPSPLSAYRGFLGCRHFSKTDELLIKSNLKPINW; encoded by the coding sequence AATTAAATGCAGGTTGGACAAAAATTCTAAAAACCGAATTAGACTCCGACTACTTTATTAGCTTGAGACAATATCTTAATGAAGAGAAAAAAACGACAATAATATACCCAGATTACGATTTGATCTTTGCCGCCTTTAATTACACTTCATTCGAAGACGTGAAAGTGGTGATAATCGGGCAAGACCCATACCATGGCCCCGGACAGGCTCATGGCTTATCTTTTTCTGTTCCGGATGGAATAAAAATACCCCCATCATTAAGAAACATATTCAAAGAGATAGAGTCTGACGTTGGTATTTCTCCCCCTATCTCAGGAAACTTAGAGAGATGGGCAAAGCAAGGGGTGTTACTGTTAAACTCGACCCTTACAGTTGAGGCCAATAAAGCAGGGTCACATCAAAAAAAAGGCTGGGAAACATTTACGGATGCTGTTATTACTAATCTATCCCATAAAAAACAGAATATTGTTTTTTTACTATGGGGCAGTTTTGCTCAAAACAAAGCCACATTGATTGATGCCAGCAAACACCGCATTCTTACAGCAGTACACCCATCCCCATTATCTGCGTATCGAGGATTCTTAGGTTGCCGAC